Part of the Acidobacteriota bacterium genome is shown below.
CGTGGGCGTGGGCCAGGCCTTCGCCCAGCTGGGTCAGGAGGTTGACCGTCTGGGCGGGGGAGAGCCGGATGGCGGCCGAGAGGAAGTACTGCAGGTCCACCCCGTCCAGGTGCTCCATGACCGCGAAGACGTCGTGGTCCTGCTCCGCCAGGTCGTGGATCTGGACGATGTGCGGGTGGTGGAGCCGGACCGCGGGGATGACCGACTTGAGGTAGAGGCGGCGGTTCTCGCCGGTGCGGGACAGGTGGGCGTGCAGGAACTTGACCGCCACGTAGCGGCCGGCCTCGGTGTCGAAGCCCTTGAAAACCGTCCCCAGGGCCCCCCCGCCGATCCTGTCGATGATCCTGAACTTACCGGCCTTTTCCGGCACGTTGACTCCCCTTCTCCCGCACCGTCTCGAGGGTAACCCCCATTATAGACCGCCGGCCGCGGGGTGCTCAACCACTTTTCGATTGTAATGGTCCCGGTTCCCGGTACAATGGGCCGTTCGGGGGAGCCCATGGCCCGATGCGATCTCCACGTCCACTCCTGGTACAGCGGCAAGACGAACCACGTCAAACTGCTGGAGCCGATGGACTCCTACAGCACCCCCGAGCGGATCCGCCGAACCGCGAAGGCCCGGGGGATGGACTTCGTCACCCTCACCGACCACAACAGCATCGCGGGTTGCCTGGCGTACCGCGAGGCCCACCCCGACGACCCCGACTTCTTCATCTCCGAGGAAGTCACGGTCCCCCTGGAGACCTTCGGGTACACCCTGCACGTGGGCGTCTACGACATGGCCCCCGAGGACCACGACGAGATCCGGTCCCGCCGCCGGGACCTCGACCGGCTCCTGGGTTACCTCGACGACCGCGGGCTCTTCCGGGTGTGGAACCACCCCTTCTACGGTTTTCCCCGGGGGCCCGGGGCTCCGTCGCTCCTGCGCTTCCTCCTGGACCGGTTCCCGGTCTGCGAGGGGATCAACTCCTGCCTCCCGCCGGCGGTCAACCAGGCCTTCATGGACGGGGTCGCCGCCACGGCCAACGGAAGGGGGAAACCCGCCCTGGCGGCCGGCTCGGACGCCCACTCCCTCCTCCGGCTGGGCACCACCTGGACCGAGGCCCCCGGGGCGACACCCGCGGCGTTTCTCGCGGCCGTTCGCCGGGGGGAGGGAAAGGTCTTCGGGAACACCGGGCGCTTCACCGGCGTGTTCGGGGACGCCATGGGGGTGTACCTCGGCTACATGCGGGACATTCTCGTTCGCAACGAGGTCCACCGGGACTGGAGCCGCTGGAAGAAGGTGCGGAACAGCGTCGGGTGGGCCCTGTGGCTCCCCGTTTTCACCCTCGGGTCCTTCGCCTACGCCGTGGTGCAGTACCGCCTGTTCAAGCACCGCCTGGGCGAATACCGCCGGGTCTGGTCGGACCTGGCTTCAAAGGAGTCGGACAATGAAGGTCGCCATCGCCCAGTTTAACGCGCTCATCGGGGATTTCAACGGGACGCTGAAGGCTCTGTCGGAGCGGGTGGCCCGGGCCCGGGCCGCCGGCGCCGAGCTGGTGGTTTTTCCCGAGCTGGCGGTGTCCGGCTACCCCGCCAAGGACCTGCTGGAGCGCCACGGTTTCATCGACCGGAACCTGGAGGCCCTCCGGGCGCTCGCGGCCGAGGCCCGCGGGATCGCCGTCGTGGCGGGGTTCATCTCCCGGAACGAATCGGGCTCCGGGAAACCGTTCTTCAACTCCGCGGCCTTCATGGCGGACGGCGAGGTGACGCACGTGACCCACAAGTGCCTCCTCCCCACCTACGACGTCTTCGACGAGGCCCGCCACTTCGAGAGCGCCCCGCGGGCCCTCGGTCTGGTGGACTTTGGGGGCGTCCCCCTCGGGATCACCATCTGCGAGGACCTCTGGAACGACCCCGACCTCTTCCCCCACTCCCTCTATCGCTACGACCCCGTCCGGGACCTGGTCTCCCGCGGGGCCCGGCTGATTCTCAACCTCAGCGCCTCCCCCTTCTCCCTGGGGAAACCCGAGCGCCGCCGGCGCATCGCCGCCCACGCCGCGTGGAAGTACCGCGTCCCGGTGGTGCTGGCCAACCAGGTGGGCGGTCACGACGACATCGTCTTCGACGGCCACGGCTTCGCCGTGGATGCCGAGGGTCGGGTCCTCGCCCAGTGCGGCGGCTTCATCGACGACCTGGTGGTGGCGGACACGGAAAAGCCCGCCGTCGGCCCCGACCCCGGGTTCCCGGGCGAGGCGGAGCAGGTCTACCGGGCCCTGGTGCTGGGGACCCGTGACTACGTCCGCAAGTGCGGTTTCCGGAAGGTCGTCCTCGGCCTCAGCGGCGGGATCGACTCCGCCCTGACCGCTTGTGTCGCCGCGGAGGCCCTGGGGGCGGAAAACGTCCTGGGCGTGGCCATGCCCTCCCGGTTCAACGCCCCGGCCTCGCTCACCGACGCGGCGGACCTGGCGCGGAACCTGGGGATCCGCCTCGAGAGCCTCCCCATCGGGCCCGTCTACGAGGCCTTCCTGGGCCAGCTCGCGCCGGTCTTCGCCGGGACGCCCTTCGGCGGCGCCGAGGAGAACCTCCAGGCCCGGATCCGGGGAACGCTCCTCATGGCCATTTCCAACAAGCAGGGCGCCATGGTCCTGAGCACGGGGAACAAGTCCGAGCTGGCGGTGGGCTACTGCACCCTCTACGGCGACATGTGCGGCGGGCTCGCCGTGATCTCGGACCTCTTCAAGACCCGGGTCTACGAGGTCTCCCGCTGGGTGAACCGGGAGCGCGAGATCATCCCGCGCTCCACCCTCGAGAAGGCCCCCTCCGCGGAACTGAGGCCCGACCAGACCGACCAGGACGACCTCCCCCCCTACGACCTCCTGGACCGGGTCCTGGAACTCTACGTGGAAGAACGCAGGAGCGTGGCCGAAATCGCCGCGCAGGGGATCGACGAGACCCTGGTCCGACGGGTCGCCCGGATGGTGGACGCCAACGAGTACAAGCGCCGTCAGGCCGCGCCCGGCATCAAGGTCACGGAAAAGGCCTTCGGCGCCGGCCGCCGTCTTCCCCTCGCCCAGGGCTTCACCGGCTGAGGCAGAGCTTCCCGCCAAGGCGCCAAGCTCGCAAAGAAATGCCGGCAGGCCCGCATCATGTACCATTTGACGGGGAGACGGAAAAGCGGTAAAGTCAAGATAGCTAAACCCGAACGGGAGGTGCGGCATGGCCAGACCCTACTCCTTCCTTGTCCCGTCCATCGACCGGCGACTCTCCACCTGGATTTCCCTCGAGAAGCACCGGAAGAAGGAAGCCCCGCCCCCGCTGCGGCCCACCGTCACCCTTTCCCGGCAGTACGGCTGCGAGGGGTTCATCCTGGCCGAACGGCTGAAG
Proteins encoded:
- a CDS encoding PHP domain-containing protein; protein product: MARCDLHVHSWYSGKTNHVKLLEPMDSYSTPERIRRTAKARGMDFVTLTDHNSIAGCLAYREAHPDDPDFFISEEVTVPLETFGYTLHVGVYDMAPEDHDEIRSRRRDLDRLLGYLDDRGLFRVWNHPFYGFPRGPGAPSLLRFLLDRFPVCEGINSCLPPAVNQAFMDGVAATANGRGKPALAAGSDAHSLLRLGTTWTEAPGATPAAFLAAVRRGEGKVFGNTGRFTGVFGDAMGVYLGYMRDILVRNEVHRDWSRWKKVRNSVGWALWLPVFTLGSFAYAVVQYRLFKHRLGEYRRVWSDLASKESDNEGRHRPV
- a CDS encoding NAD+ synthase, translating into MKVAIAQFNALIGDFNGTLKALSERVARARAAGAELVVFPELAVSGYPAKDLLERHGFIDRNLEALRALAAEARGIAVVAGFISRNESGSGKPFFNSAAFMADGEVTHVTHKCLLPTYDVFDEARHFESAPRALGLVDFGGVPLGITICEDLWNDPDLFPHSLYRYDPVRDLVSRGARLILNLSASPFSLGKPERRRRIAAHAAWKYRVPVVLANQVGGHDDIVFDGHGFAVDAEGRVLAQCGGFIDDLVVADTEKPAVGPDPGFPGEAEQVYRALVLGTRDYVRKCGFRKVVLGLSGGIDSALTACVAAEALGAENVLGVAMPSRFNAPASLTDAADLARNLGIRLESLPIGPVYEAFLGQLAPVFAGTPFGGAEENLQARIRGTLLMAISNKQGAMVLSTGNKSELAVGYCTLYGDMCGGLAVISDLFKTRVYEVSRWVNREREIIPRSTLEKAPSAELRPDQTDQDDLPPYDLLDRVLELYVEERRSVAEIAAQGIDETLVRRVARMVDANEYKRRQAAPGIKVTEKAFGAGRRLPLAQGFTG